A window from Dehalococcoidia bacterium encodes these proteins:
- a CDS encoding tripartite tricarboxylate transporter TctB family protein, translating to MSKYKLNGINLLTEFFLMAIALSIVLGAIAYEGKQQLVAWVIGFPTIGFLFILIVAELAPGLLKFTRAFGVSEDDAPEQNNAAQMESGTWRRVGIVYGWLVGYFISIFLLGFYLATPIFLIAFLAIESKLKLSRASSVMLVALIPCFIVFRLILDIPLWPGILPKFIPGIVGGGSIPPLT from the coding sequence ATGTCTAAGTACAAGCTTAACGGCATAAATCTATTAACCGAATTCTTTCTCATGGCAATAGCGCTAAGTATTGTACTAGGTGCTATAGCCTACGAAGGAAAGCAACAGCTAGTAGCTTGGGTGATTGGCTTCCCCACAATTGGGTTCCTCTTTATCTTGATAGTAGCTGAATTAGCACCTGGATTACTTAAGTTCACACGTGCATTTGGAGTTTCAGAAGATGATGCGCCCGAGCAGAATAACGCCGCCCAGATGGAAAGCGGTACTTGGCGAAGAGTCGGCATCGTGTATGGCTGGCTTGTTGGCTATTTCATCAGCATTTTCCTACTGGGTTTTTACTTAGCCACGCCGATATTTCTGATCGCTTTCTTAGCTATAGAATCAAAATTGAAACTATCTCGTGCATCCAGCGTAATGCTAGTTGCATTAATTCCATGTTTTATAGTATTCAGGCTAATTCTTGACATCCCGCTTTGGCCAGGAATATTGCCAAAATTTATACCAGGTATTGTGGGCGGAGGATCTATTCCTCCTCTTACTTAG